Proteins from a genomic interval of Phalacrocorax aristotelis chromosome 3, bGulAri2.1, whole genome shotgun sequence:
- the PPP3R1 gene encoding calcineurin subunit B type 1 isoform X1 yields MGNEASYPLEMCSHFDADEIKRLGKRFKKLDLDNSGSLSVEEFMSLPELQQNPLVQRVIDIFDTDGNGEVDFKEFIEGVSQFSVKGDKEQKLRFAFRIYDMDKDGYISNGELFQVLKMMVGNNLKDTQLQQIVDKTIINADKDGDGRISFEEFCAVVGGLDIHKKMVVDV; encoded by the exons GGAAACGAGGCAAGCTACCCTTTGGAAATGTGCTCGCACT ttgaTGCTGATGAGATAAAACGACTAGGAAAGAGATTTAAGAAGCTTGATTTGGACAACTCTGGTTCTTTGAGTGTGGAAGAGTTCATGTCTTTACCGGAATTGCAACAGAACCCACTAGTACAGCGAGTAATAGATATATTTGACACAGATGGAAATGGAGAAGTAGACTTCAAAG AATTTATAGAAGGAGTTTCCCAGTTCAGTGTCAAAGGAGATAAGGAACAGAAGTTGAGGT TTGCTTTTCGCATTTATGATATGGACAAAGATGGTTATATCTCAAACGGAGAGCTCTTCCAGGTGCTGAAGATGATGGTTGGGAACAATCTCAAAGACACTCAGTTACAGCAAATTGTAGATAAAACCATAATTAATGCAGATAAGGATGGTGATGGAAGAATATCCTTTGAAGAATTCTGTGCT GTTGTAGGAGGCCTAGATATCCACAAAAAGATGGTCGTAGACGTGTGA
- the PPP3R1 gene encoding calcineurin subunit B type 1 isoform X2, giving the protein MCSHFDADEIKRLGKRFKKLDLDNSGSLSVEEFMSLPELQQNPLVQRVIDIFDTDGNGEVDFKEFIEGVSQFSVKGDKEQKLRFAFRIYDMDKDGYISNGELFQVLKMMVGNNLKDTQLQQIVDKTIINADKDGDGRISFEEFCAVVGGLDIHKKMVVDV; this is encoded by the exons ATGTGCTCGCACT ttgaTGCTGATGAGATAAAACGACTAGGAAAGAGATTTAAGAAGCTTGATTTGGACAACTCTGGTTCTTTGAGTGTGGAAGAGTTCATGTCTTTACCGGAATTGCAACAGAACCCACTAGTACAGCGAGTAATAGATATATTTGACACAGATGGAAATGGAGAAGTAGACTTCAAAG AATTTATAGAAGGAGTTTCCCAGTTCAGTGTCAAAGGAGATAAGGAACAGAAGTTGAGGT TTGCTTTTCGCATTTATGATATGGACAAAGATGGTTATATCTCAAACGGAGAGCTCTTCCAGGTGCTGAAGATGATGGTTGGGAACAATCTCAAAGACACTCAGTTACAGCAAATTGTAGATAAAACCATAATTAATGCAGATAAGGATGGTGATGGAAGAATATCCTTTGAAGAATTCTGTGCT GTTGTAGGAGGCCTAGATATCCACAAAAAGATGGTCGTAGACGTGTGA